In Pseudomonas deceptionensis, a single window of DNA contains:
- a CDS encoding DUF2970 domain-containing protein → MDDPAQNKPPTFWQVLHSVMAAAFGVQSAKNRKRDFTHGKPSQFLLLGLLFTGVFALTLFGIVKLVLHLAGV, encoded by the coding sequence ATGGACGATCCTGCCCAAAATAAGCCACCCACCTTCTGGCAAGTGCTGCACAGCGTGATGGCCGCCGCATTTGGCGTACAAAGCGCAAAAAACCGGAAACGCGACTTTACCCACGGCAAACCCAGCCAGTTCTTGCTGCTGGGCTTGCTGTTTACCGGGGTATTTGCGTTGACCCTGTTCGGGATCGTCAAGTTGGTGCTGCATCTGGCGGGGGTATAG